A genomic window from Elaeis guineensis isolate ETL-2024a chromosome 3, EG11, whole genome shotgun sequence includes:
- the LOC105040796 gene encoding SMR domain-containing protein At5g58720, translating to MKPSKKQSKKKWKPSSASPPKPAALGGGDDSRIVKEEKGEGEDEERRALDWLMDAFASVSLDQVKSAFREAGGDPYKAAGILGAHLEDPGEGSAASPATNGAKKGLRGSRKQKRVAAATGMISDVIGKGYLKPSAFCGEGRRRSDGSVEAKGAVKRLYGVEEAEEFLYSMLGESSELGMGVVKDVLGQCGCDVEKALDALLHISASSYNQERSCDTYSKACMNYLGIYTELSSNNHSEKNRSSFQSTDKTSESTYHPSEKEHDLLQYVGYDCRDYKKVCTESEVPPPSRLERTEPDLQQKVLQSLFNTPDHPKYEPNLMNWKKVVEKVESFGQGLEFCSPSVTDTQQKGKNGKEDTYQVFRSGARKHWEMMRSYYQQASIAYSRGERDHAYHLSEKGKFYRDLAREADEKAGREIFEARNRDIKNIVTIDLHGQHVKQASRLLKLHLLLFVYIPSVHFLKVITGRGVDGVGNGKGKLKQMVLGLAEKEGIKWREENAGAIVLHIDGLKEYGFMDCDTDDFE from the exons ATGAAACCCTCGAAGAAGCAGAGCAAGAAGAAGTGGAAGCCCTCTTCCGCCTCTCCCCCTAAACCCGCGGCGCTTGGAGGCGGAGATGATTCTCGAATCGTAAAggaagagaagggagaaggggaGGATGAGGAAAGAAGAGCCTTAGATTGGTTGATGGATGCTTTTGCTTCGGTTTCTTTGGACCAGGTCAAGTCGGCATTTCGGGAGGCAGGTGGGGATCCCTATAAGGCGGctgggatcctgggggctcatcTCGAGGACCCCGGTGAGGGATCGGCGGCGAGCCCTGCCACGAATGGCGCGAAGAAGGGTCTCAGGGGGAGCCGGAAGCAGAAGAGGGTTGCGGCAGCGACGGGCATGATTTCGGATGTGATTGGGAAGGGATACTTGAAGCCTTCGGCGTTCTGTggcgaagggaggaggaggagtgATGGGTCCGTAGAGGCAAAAGGGGCCGTGAAGCGGCTTTACGGTGTTGAAGAGGCGGAGGAGTTTCTATATTCGATGCTTGGAGAAAGCTCTGAGCTTGGCATGGGTGTGGTCAAGGATGTGCTAG GTCAATGTGGATGCGATGTTGAAAAG GCCCTGGATGCCCTTCTTCATATATCAGCTTCCTCCTATAACCAGGAAAGGAGTTGTGATACTTATTCAAAAGCTTGCATGAATTATTTAGGTATCTATACTGAATTATCCAGCAACAACCATTCAGAGAAAAATAGAAGTTCATTTCAG TCAACAGATAAGACATCAGAGTCAACATACCATCCATCTGAAAAAGAACATGACCTCCTACAGTATGTAGGATATGATTGCAG GGACTACAAAAAGGTTTGCACAGAATCTGAGGTGCCACCACCTTCCAGATTGGAAAGAACGGAACCAGATCTCCAACAAAAGGTTTTGCAATCTTTGTTTAATACCCCTGATCATCCCAAATACGAACCAAATCTTATGAACTGGAAAAAGGTAGTAGAGAAAGTGGAATCGTTTGGGCAAGGGTTGGAGTTTTGTTCTCCCAGTGTTACTGACACACAACAGAAAGGCAAAAATG GTAAAGAAGATACTTATCAGGTATTCCGAAGTGGTGCAAGGAAGCATTGGGAGATGATGAGAAGCTACTATCAGCAA GCTTCAATAGCATATTCAAGAGGAGAACGAGATCATGCATACCATCTTTCAGAGAAG GGGAAATTTTACCGTGATTTGGCCCGTGAGGCAGATGAGAAAGCCGGTCGGGAGATTTTTGAAGCGAG AAATAGAGATATAAAGAACATCGTAACTATTGATTTACATGGGCAACATGTCAAACAAGCAAGTAGACTTTTGAAGCTCCACCTCCTATTATTTGTATATATTCCCT CTGTCCATTTTCTCAAAGTTATCACCGGACGTGGTGTGGATGGTGTTGGAAATGGAAAGGGAAAATTGAAGCAAATG GTACTTGGTCTTGCGGAGAAGGAAGGTATCAAATGGAGAGAAGAGAATGCAGGAGCCATAGTCCTGCATATAGACGGGCTGAAGGAGTACGGTTTCATGGATTGTGATACTGATGATTTCGAGTAA
- the LOC105040795 gene encoding uncharacterized protein isoform X2 has translation MAQVFVRSILRKHRSALLSLSIRSNLARASQTPRNGDPLLPILGRSLHFSTGLPRTPWLFRPTANFCGIPSLDHDLKSASLMDPPPEKPKSKKGQKKSAVDFTKVDPALLPTVILVGRPNVGKSALFNRLIRRREALVYNTPGDHVTRDIREGIAKLGDLRFRVLDSAGLETAATSGSILSRTAEMTGNVLARSQFAIFLIDVREGLQPLDHEVGQWLRKHASGMRTIVAMNKSESLDDQGLLTSEAGEAHALGFGDPIAISAETGFGMAELYETLCPLFEDYMLRLPNDNHVPDDTSSKTVESDESKVPLQLAIVGRPNVGKSTLLNALLQEERVLVGPEAGLTRDSIRAQFQFEERTIYLVDTAGWLHRAGQEKGPASLSVLQSRKNLMRAHVVALVLDGEEIAKAKTSMKHAEVVIARQAIEEGRGLVVIVNKMDLLRGRQNSSLHEKVKKAVPQEIQTVVPQVTGIPVVFVSALEGKGRIAVMREVVDTYRKWCLRLPTARLNRWLRKVMSRHSWKDQATQPKIKYFTQVKARPPTFIAFLSGKAQLSDTDMRFLMKSLKEDFDLGGIPIRIMQRSVPRKVVDSKSSKNLSVRLNARARSDKRTTTSEPVSS, from the exons ATGGCGCAGGTCTTCGTACGTTCTATTTTGAGAAAACACCGGAGtgcccttctttctctctccattCGATCAAACCTTGCGAGGGCTTCCCAGACTCCAAGAAATGGCGATCCGCTTCTGCCCATTCTTG GGCGCTCTCTGCATTTCTCCACTGGATTGCCCCGAACGCCGTGGCTCTTCCGACCGACCGCCAATTTCTGTGGAATTCCGAGCTTGGACCACGACCTGAAAAGTGCTTCCTTGATGGATCCTCCTCCCGAGAAACCCAAGAGCAAGAAAGGCCAGAAGAAGTCCGCGGTGGATTTCACCAAGGTCGACCCGGCCCTGCTCCCGACCGTGATTCTTGTCGGCCGCCCCAACGTCGGCAAGTCCGCCCTCTTCAACCG TTTGATACGGAGGAGGGAGGCTCTTGTCTACAACACTCCTGGCGACCACGTCACTCGGGACATACGGGAAGGCATCGCCAAGTTGGGAGATTTGAGGTTTCGCGTGTTGGATTCTGCCGGCCTGGAGACGGCAGCGACTTCAGGGAGTATTCTTAGCAGAACGGCAGAGATGACAGGGAATGTCCTTGCAAGATCCCAATTTGCCATCTTTTTGATCGACGTGAG ggAGGGGCTGCAGCCACTTGATCATGAAGTTGGGCAGTGGCTGCGTAAGCATGCATCTGGAATGCGTACCATTGTGGCGATGAATAAATCTGAATCACTGGATGATCAAGGTCTTCTTACCTCAGAGGCAGGGGAAGCCCATGCACTAGGATTTGGCGATCCGATTGCCATATCTGCAGAGACTGGATTTGGCATGGCGGAGCTCTATGAGACGCTTTGCCCATTGTTTGAGGACTATATGCTTCGACTTCCTAATG ATAACCATGTCCCAGATGATACTTCTTCGAAGACCGTGGAGAGTGATGAAAGCAAAgtacctttgcagcttgcaattGTAGGACGTCCAAATGTTGGAAAGTCTACTCTGCTAAATGCCCTATTACAGGAGGAGAGAGTTCTGGTTGGGCCAGAGGCTGGCTTGACGAGGGATTCCATTAGAGCTCAGTTCCAATTTGAAGAGCGAACTATATATTTG GTGGACACAGCAGGTTGGTTGCACAGAGCAGGGCAAGAGAAGGGGCCAGCATCCTTAAGTGTTTTGCAGTCAAGAAAAAACCTCATGAGGGCTCATGTTGTAGCTTTAGTACTTGATGGAGAAGAG ATTGCAAAAGCTAAGACTAGTATGAAACATGCTGAAGTAGTTATAGCACGGCAAGCAATAGAAGAAGGTCGCGGCCTTGTTGTGATTGTTAACAAGATGGATCTTCTAAGGGGAAGACAAAATTCATCATTGCATGAGAAAGTTAAGAAGGCTGTTCCTCAAGAAATCCAGACTGTTGTACCTCAG GTCACGGGCATACCAGTTGTTTTTGTTTCAGCTTTGGAGGGAAAGGGACGGATAGCTGTCATGCGTGAGGTTGTGGATACATACCGAAAATGGTGTTTGAGATTGCCAACGGCACGCCTAAATCGTTGGTTGCGAAAG GTTATGAGCAGGCATTCCTGGAAAGATCAAGCAACACAACCCAAAATAAAATACTTCACTCAGGTTAAAGCTCGCCCGCCAACATTTATTGCCTTCTTAAGTGGGAAGGCACAACTTTCAGATACTGATATGAGATTCTTGATGAAGTCTCTGAAGGAAGATTTTGATCTGGGTGGTATTCCAATCCGCATTATGCAGCGGTCTGTCCCTAGAAAAGTAGTTGACAGCAAGAGTAGTAAAAACCTGTCTGTTAGGTTGAATGCGAGAGCCCGATCAGACAAAAGAACAACAACTTCTGAGCCTGTTTCATCTTAG
- the LOC105040795 gene encoding uncharacterized protein isoform X1 — protein MAQVFVRSILRKHRSALLSLSIRSNLARASQTPRNGDPLLPILGRSLHFSTGLPRTPWLFRPTANFCGIPSLDHDLKSASLMDPPPEKPKSKKGQKKSAVDFTKVDPALLPTVILVGRPNVGKSALFNRLIRRREALVYNTPGDHVTRDIREGIAKLGDLRFRVLDSAGLETAATSGSILSRTAEMTGNVLARSQFAIFLIDVREGLQPLDHEVGQWLRKHASGMRTIVAMNKSESLDDQGLLTSEAGEAHALGFGDPIAISAETGFGMAELYETLCPLFEDYMLRLPNVSDNHVPDDTSSKTVESDESKVPLQLAIVGRPNVGKSTLLNALLQEERVLVGPEAGLTRDSIRAQFQFEERTIYLVDTAGWLHRAGQEKGPASLSVLQSRKNLMRAHVVALVLDGEEIAKAKTSMKHAEVVIARQAIEEGRGLVVIVNKMDLLRGRQNSSLHEKVKKAVPQEIQTVVPQVTGIPVVFVSALEGKGRIAVMREVVDTYRKWCLRLPTARLNRWLRKVMSRHSWKDQATQPKIKYFTQVKARPPTFIAFLSGKAQLSDTDMRFLMKSLKEDFDLGGIPIRIMQRSVPRKVVDSKSSKNLSVRLNARARSDKRTTTSEPVSS, from the exons ATGGCGCAGGTCTTCGTACGTTCTATTTTGAGAAAACACCGGAGtgcccttctttctctctccattCGATCAAACCTTGCGAGGGCTTCCCAGACTCCAAGAAATGGCGATCCGCTTCTGCCCATTCTTG GGCGCTCTCTGCATTTCTCCACTGGATTGCCCCGAACGCCGTGGCTCTTCCGACCGACCGCCAATTTCTGTGGAATTCCGAGCTTGGACCACGACCTGAAAAGTGCTTCCTTGATGGATCCTCCTCCCGAGAAACCCAAGAGCAAGAAAGGCCAGAAGAAGTCCGCGGTGGATTTCACCAAGGTCGACCCGGCCCTGCTCCCGACCGTGATTCTTGTCGGCCGCCCCAACGTCGGCAAGTCCGCCCTCTTCAACCG TTTGATACGGAGGAGGGAGGCTCTTGTCTACAACACTCCTGGCGACCACGTCACTCGGGACATACGGGAAGGCATCGCCAAGTTGGGAGATTTGAGGTTTCGCGTGTTGGATTCTGCCGGCCTGGAGACGGCAGCGACTTCAGGGAGTATTCTTAGCAGAACGGCAGAGATGACAGGGAATGTCCTTGCAAGATCCCAATTTGCCATCTTTTTGATCGACGTGAG ggAGGGGCTGCAGCCACTTGATCATGAAGTTGGGCAGTGGCTGCGTAAGCATGCATCTGGAATGCGTACCATTGTGGCGATGAATAAATCTGAATCACTGGATGATCAAGGTCTTCTTACCTCAGAGGCAGGGGAAGCCCATGCACTAGGATTTGGCGATCCGATTGCCATATCTGCAGAGACTGGATTTGGCATGGCGGAGCTCTATGAGACGCTTTGCCCATTGTTTGAGGACTATATGCTTCGACTTCCTAATG TATCAGATAACCATGTCCCAGATGATACTTCTTCGAAGACCGTGGAGAGTGATGAAAGCAAAgtacctttgcagcttgcaattGTAGGACGTCCAAATGTTGGAAAGTCTACTCTGCTAAATGCCCTATTACAGGAGGAGAGAGTTCTGGTTGGGCCAGAGGCTGGCTTGACGAGGGATTCCATTAGAGCTCAGTTCCAATTTGAAGAGCGAACTATATATTTG GTGGACACAGCAGGTTGGTTGCACAGAGCAGGGCAAGAGAAGGGGCCAGCATCCTTAAGTGTTTTGCAGTCAAGAAAAAACCTCATGAGGGCTCATGTTGTAGCTTTAGTACTTGATGGAGAAGAG ATTGCAAAAGCTAAGACTAGTATGAAACATGCTGAAGTAGTTATAGCACGGCAAGCAATAGAAGAAGGTCGCGGCCTTGTTGTGATTGTTAACAAGATGGATCTTCTAAGGGGAAGACAAAATTCATCATTGCATGAGAAAGTTAAGAAGGCTGTTCCTCAAGAAATCCAGACTGTTGTACCTCAG GTCACGGGCATACCAGTTGTTTTTGTTTCAGCTTTGGAGGGAAAGGGACGGATAGCTGTCATGCGTGAGGTTGTGGATACATACCGAAAATGGTGTTTGAGATTGCCAACGGCACGCCTAAATCGTTGGTTGCGAAAG GTTATGAGCAGGCATTCCTGGAAAGATCAAGCAACACAACCCAAAATAAAATACTTCACTCAGGTTAAAGCTCGCCCGCCAACATTTATTGCCTTCTTAAGTGGGAAGGCACAACTTTCAGATACTGATATGAGATTCTTGATGAAGTCTCTGAAGGAAGATTTTGATCTGGGTGGTATTCCAATCCGCATTATGCAGCGGTCTGTCCCTAGAAAAGTAGTTGACAGCAAGAGTAGTAAAAACCTGTCTGTTAGGTTGAATGCGAGAGCCCGATCAGACAAAAGAACAACAACTTCTGAGCCTGTTTCATCTTAG